Within the Onychostoma macrolepis isolate SWU-2019 chromosome 14, ASM1243209v1, whole genome shotgun sequence genome, the region TTAATCCCCAAAAGTGTTCTCAATACACAAATAACAGCAGTCTACAGTTTGCCTGAACCATTGTCAGATCTTGCTGTTGAAGCAgagtttaaaacaaacaaaggacaTTCAAGAACAGAAAGCATTTCCATATcccacatttatttacatttcgcATGCTGCGGTGAAACCTCTCGCGGTCTGGATTCGTGTCAAGTGAACAATACTCACTCTCCTCCTGCAGACGAGCCATTATTTGAACATCAGTCAGGTCCTGAAGCTTATAGCCCATGGAGATGGAGTCATCTGAGGTGCTTAACTCACTGTCAATAGACGACTGTGAGCTGAGAGCAGAGGGAACACCCATGCACCCTGTGACCAACAGAACATACACTCAATAACAGGGCTACAACGACTAATCAGTAAAACTGAGGATAATAATGGATAATAAAAagaggttacactttattttaaggtgtccttgttacagtgtaattatacatttaagtactgaataatattatttaactacatttacttactatatggttaggattaggatgagggtttggcttagggttacttgcatgtaattagggctgggcgatatgaaaaaaaaatgcatctctCAGTATTTTCTGGCAGATTTGCGGTATACGGTATATAACCTGATGTtgggaaattattttaatttgaataaatgagccaatattttattcacaatagaacatagagaacaaatgtttaaactgagaaattttacaattttatgcacaaaatgagttcgtttcaaatttgatgcctgctacaggtctcaaaatagttgggacgggagcatgtttaccatggtgtagcatctcctcttctttacaaaacagtttgaagacgtctgggcatcgaggttatgagtttctggagttttggtgtttggtctcattcttgcctgatataggtttccagctgctgaagagcttgtggttgtctttgacgtatttttcgtttaatgaggcaccaaatgttctctattggtagatctggactgcaggcagacctattcagcacccggactcttctactacgaagccatgctgctgtaatagctgcagtatgtggttttgcattgtcctgctgaaatagacatcgtctggaggggagcatatgttgctctaaaacctttatatacctttcagcattcatagtgccttccaaaacatgcaagctgcccataccgtatgcacttatgcacccccataccatcagagatgctggcttttgaactgaacgctgataacacgctggaaggtctcctctttagcccggaggacacggcatccctgatttccaacaagaatgtcaaatttggactcgtctgaccatagaacacttttccactttgaaacagtccattttaaatgagccttggcccacaggacacgacggcgcttctggaccatgttcacatatggcttcctttttgcatgatagagctttagttggcatctgcagatggcacggcagattgtgtttaccgacagtggtttctggaagtattcctgggcccatttagtaatgtcaatgacagaatcatgcagatgagtgatgcagtgtcgtctgagggcccgaagtcCACGgccatccaacaaaggtcttcgtccttgtcccttacgcacagagatttctccagtttctctgaatcttttgatgatgttatgcactgtagatgatgagatttgcaaagcctttgcaatttgacattgaggaacattgtttttaaagtataccACAATCGTTTTACGccctctttcacagattggagagcctctgcccatctttacttctgagagactctgcctctctaagacatcccttttatagctaatcatgttacagacctgatgtcaattaacttaattagtagctagatgttctcccagctgaatcttttcaaaatgtcttgctttttcagccctttgttgcccccgtgccaacttttttgagacctgtagcaggcatcaaatttgaaatgagctcatttagtggataaaagtataacatttatttttcgtttaaacatttattatgttctctatgttctattgtgaataaaatattggctcatgtgatttgaaagtcttttagttttcattttattcaaatttaaaaaatgtcccaacatttccggaattcgggttgtatatctCAGTATTTTGGATTTGgatcaaacaaataaacaaataaagtgaatgtaaccATGTAGGCAtatattttgtgcaaaaaaagggttaaaatcacattacattctaacattgtaacattgcaatctaaaaacaaaaataatgcttttaaagcaaagtaaaatttacttaactaaaaatgaaaaaaaataaaagcacagaCTAATTAGGTAAAAAAGGCTATTGTGATTACCCCATTACAGtcactttacagttagtgctatcatacaaatacacttacttgcaggtttaaaattctacatgcgttacatttattgtccaactacaaatatttcagcaaaatatatattttaatcagAATTATTGCACTCCTATTTCATTGAGCTCCGTCTGTTTGGCGCTCGTTcaatgaagtctgtgaagtttagcagAGAATCGCAAAGCAGAAGGCTCAtgcacttctgacagcaaaattgaaatatttccatggtttctaacatttacagatggagaatatagctacctgtgaaatgtaatttatgcattaaagaaaatatcggccgatactcagaatttttggTGTCAGATTGGATCTGTGCATCCCTAATTACAATAGTAAGCACATGTAACATACATAAggacaacttaaaataaagtgttacctgaaATAATTGTCAACAAATGTGATTGATTAATTGCGTTTTGCCATTTGACAGTCACGTAACTTTAAAGTGGTGAATAACATTGCTACAGACAAAATTAATTGACCCTTTTTTCCCCACATAATGAATAGCATAGTCCACATACTGTAGATACAAtaactttatttgttttaatatttgtatattgttaaaaAGGAAAACACTGGACAGGATGtaaaataagtgtgtgtgtatatatatatatatatataaaaaatctttttttaataaatgaagaaaaaaaaatggcttaaatTAACTGATTAATCAAATAGATTGATTAACCAGttatcaaaataatcattagttgCCCTAGTTCAATTCTTTGAAGATTATTCTGATTTAAAAGATCAGATGAGCAGCAAAACCATTTCATCTGTAGAGATTATTATAAACAGGTTGCATCCAAAAGTGGATCTACGTTCAATCTCTTCCACCATTCTGTctaaaaatacagagatatgatTTTTGCTCCATATCACATAGCCGTAATACTGCAAGTGAGTCACACTGATGCAGCAAAGCGATTAAATGATCTCTAGTTACTAACGAGGTTCATTAAACAGCAGAAACTCATGCAGAGGCAGTTACTCGTGACTTCAGCGCACACTGCACACCAAACAGGTTtttaaacacataaaaacacagaTGAAGACAACGCAAGAGGAGTGTGCCAGCCAGAAATGTTTGCCAGACACCTCATGCATGAAATCTGATTCTGTCATCTGCTTTGTGCCCTGAACACACAGTCACAGCCGCTCTGCCCACACCAGTGAACGCCTgcgagggtgtgtgtgtgtgtgtgtgtgtgtgtgcgcgtgtgtgtgtgttgtggaaCGAGGCGTGTGATGCACAACGAGGCGTGTGATGCACAGTGAATAGGGTTAATGCCATACCTGAGCTGCCAGAGGTTAGTAGTGTTTTGTTAGTTGATTTGAGGTACCCAGCAGATGAGGACGCCGAGACGCCAGCCTCACTGGACTGAGATGGGCTACTGTACACGTTCTTCCATCTAGACGctacaaaacaaatcaaacaatAATGCATTAGCAATATATAATTGGCAATATAGCATAGCAAGTCTAActggatttaaaaaatatatatatatttattcaccctcatatTGTTAAAAACTCCCATCACCTTCACTTTctcctgtgaaacacaaaacatgatattttgaaaaatgcctcaacattttgtttttgtctctaGTTGAgacatttcttcaaaatatcttcttttatgccCCACAGAagagtagtagtagtatatttttatttaatgccatgtcagcatcttagactattttcatggcaagaacaattaaaaaaaaatacaagtataacaattacaataaaaatgtccCACAGAACTGAGAATGTGATATCAACAAATGACGAgtgaattgtcatttttgggtaaactatcacATTTAAGGATGCACCTATTTCCATTTGACGAAACAGTTAACAGTGAACATTATGAACAGTCAGCATTAGACAAAGACTTGACAGAGCAAACATCACAACAGAGAAAGAAACGCAATAATGTTGACTAAATAAATACGCATTCTGATAATTTCAGCAAGAAACGATTCTTAtaagaaacataacagtaatggtattttataaatttttattttttgtctttatacCAAACAGTTACTAATTACTCCAGCTATAAAgacaataaacatttctgacaGCAAAAAACCAGCAAAtgcttgttattattttaatgatcttCATTATTAATGCATGTTATATATCTCATCGTGAACAATTCATCCATGcacattcttttttattttttacctggCAATGTTTAATTAACAAAACATCTGGCGATGTATGCAAGACTTTACTAATTATTTAGTCTGATTAAAGGTCATGTTCATCTGTCTCCAGAGCCACGCTCACATCTCAGCATCCAATCAATAACCGATGCACAGAATCAAGTCTCCATTCTATGCATTTTCTTTTCCGATCATCTGTTTCGCTCTGATGTATGCCACCATACAGAAGAAAAGATCTAATTCCTATTTTATCGTGACTTAAAGGGCAGATTCATGTTGTGACCAACGCTACAGAAGCTGAAAATACAGGAAATCAGCAGAGTGCAAAGCAGAAACATGCCACATTATTTCCCTGGAAAAGCCCACATCGGTAATGCTTCTGTAGTTCAGTGAGGTGTTAAAGCGCTCTGacttaaaactaaaatcattcaGTCATTCTGTGTTCACGTGCATACAATCAACATCAGTTACATCATAAAACACTGCTTCTACTGCACATGAATGTATTCACAAATCCAGTAAAGTTTCCCTACTTTGGTCTAGCCGGTTGATGAGCGTCCGACAGGCGACCTCAGTCTCTGGACTGGGATGATCGAGAACTTTTCGACACCATTTGAGCGGTGATTCAGGCCCCAGTTCAGCCGCAACCTGCTTCTTTGGTGAAACGTACAACctgaagagagaaaaacaggACACATTTCCAgaataataaatacacagaaCCTGTAATTGAAATCAATCGTGTAAATAAACCTGTAGTGACAGCCAAATCAGTTTTGGAGGAGAAATGAGACTACATCAAAGACCTATCATTAtgatgttattatattttattgtttgagaGAACTGAGATTATTGTGCATTTGCAGCAATGCACGTTCTTGCGTCTCTCAGTAAGGTGTTATTTCGCTCCACATGATGTCTTCGCTTCTGGTGTCTGCAGTGTTTACTCATCACCGAGACTTAATTACTCCATAAAAACAGCACCAGAACGTCCTGCTCCTCTACACGACTGTTGCTCAAATGTAAATAGAAGGGGAATCAAACGGTCTTTTATGTGGGATGGACTATTTACTGAAACAAACGCTTGAAGTCCATTTGTGAAGCACCCATCCATCATGAACGGCTGTGTCAATAAATGCTGCTCTGATGAAGCCCGTTCTCTCTAAGACAGACACAAAAAACATTCAGTTCCTTTCGAGAGAAAATACAACAATGGCAAATGATCCCGATCCTATTTCAAAGCAGAGACTGGACCGCTCAGCATTTAAAGTATTAAACGTCTCAGCATTTTTAATTCTGGACTACTAGCATCCACAAATAGAAGAGCAAATATAACGACTGTTTATCAACAGGTTTCCCAAACACTCGTCCTGTCAAATGGACAGTATTAATAACATCACCAAAGAGTTTACGCCACCTTAACAGAAGGGATAGACTGACGAggccctaaccctaaacctacagACGGGCATCTTCAGTGTTTAACAGCAAGTCTCTCTGCGAACATCTTACCAGCGGCATTTACACCTACTTCTCATTCAACAGATATGAGAGACAATGTAAGCAGCAtcccaaacaaaacaacacaccaCAGCTTTATATAACGGATCCTATTAAAAACTGCCCTGGTCACCATCCGGTTCATAACAATCCTCTCTTTTCAGCATCCAGATTGAGCAGTATCACATGAAGCTTAAATCCAGCAGAAGCCGCTTACCGCCTCGCCAAAGACACGGCCCCAGTGCCATTAACCTCACGCTACAGATATGGACATATGGAGCGGCTAATTGCTGCAGGATCACTGGCTGGATTATTCTGATGAAAATTAAAGCTGCATTACAGAGATTAGCTGcttgttattattaattccttttggaaattctgtattaaataaacaaatcaatgcaGAATGAACTAAGCCTACAGCctaataattacatttcttaaaatacacTAATAATAAGATCACTCTTTGGTTTCAGTTTTACAAACGTTGAATTTTTCGCTCACATTTATTtcaaggtgtccttgttacggTGTAAGtatgagtaatattaattaactacatgtacttactatatggttagggttacttccatgtaattatgcataattaattgttattataatagtaagtacatgtaacaaagacaccttaaaacATACTTGGTAATAAAGCTCTTTTTGACTTCtgatattgttattataatagtagtGAGTACATGTAAAATGTGTAATAAGGACACCttaaagtaaagtgttaccacattttTCTTGCTGTTATTCTCCCTCACTGACACGCAGCCTGTTTTTAGTTATGAGATATGTATAGTTATGAGCTGTATTCAAGTCAACGCTACTGGACAGGTCTATCCAGTGAGTCACGCATGCTGATGGTGGcgttaaatattaaaaatggtgCTTGAGAAATTTCCAATCAAGAACAAATCATGTGCATCTTAGTAATGCACCTGACAATCCTTCATTCCCACAAAGTGGATTTCACTTTGCACTGAACCGAGAGAAGAACGGCCACTGGACGTCCCATGCAGAAGCAGGAGGATCCCGCTGGTCTCAGACGCTCTCAACTCACAGCCACATCCACCCATGCAGCGCTGGCACGCATTCAGTGAGATCGCACAAGAATTACAGCAGACGTACTTAAACAATctagagaccagaatatcaCAGAGAATGGGCTCATTTGATAAGCAAACCCTAGCTTGTGTGCTTTCCCAGGGCGAGTCGGAGTGAACTGCTGTGCTAATAGAGTCCCATTAAGGCACAGTGGTTCACATAAGACTAATAGTCAAGGTTTTGTGTTAAATAATGTGTTAAATAATGTGTTAAATCtggtttgtttttcaccaaaccCGAGAGCACGAGTCGCATGGGTGATAGCCTACTAAAAGGTATCAGGGAGTGATACTAAAATTAAACAACAacagggtgaataaatgattacttcattttcatttttgggtgaactaataaTTTAGGATGGAATACATTACACGAGTTTTTGCAGTCCAGACGAGTTGATGCGGAAAGTCAGAGCCAATCTGTAGATATGAGTTGACCGATTTCACAGAAAACTGTGTAGTGTGTTAATGCAACAGATTTTGAGCCGATTTTAAGAcgttgtttttatttgtcaagAATCTAGCAACAAAGCAcgtttgtgtgtgaatttgtaGTTTTGGGAATGACCGGAAATATTGGTAGTGTATGTGATCCTCAATCATTTAGTGTATGATGCTCAGCTTTTATCTGTAACCATTTCTTAAGTGTGCAAGTGATTGTTCCTATTTTAAACGTCATGTAGTGTACTGCAgccttaaaggattagttcaatTCCAGATTAAAAATTTACTCGCCCaaatgtcatccaagatgttcatgtctttctttcttcagtcaaaaagaaattGAAGTTTttaaggaaaacattccaggattttccTCCAtgtagtggacttcaatggtgcTCAATGGgctgaaggtccaaattgcagtttcaatgcagcttcaaagagcactacacgatcccagccgaggaataagggtctcATCTAGCCAAACGATCggccattttcttaaaaaaaaaattacaaatgatatactttttaaaccacaaatgctcgtctTGCACGAGCTCGACCTCAAACATTACGCAGTGACATGATGTAGGAGGAAGTACTGaccccagtgtttacaaagcgaacgagcaaagaaagtcaaacaccCTTTACAAAATAGGTAAAACAACAActattttgaagttggaggagaaaatcaGATGGAGTTTTTCGCCCTACACACACTTTCTGAACTAACCGCGTGTGACCTTTCCAACGCCAGACTGTTACTGAAAACTCTGCTTTATGCaggacagtatttattaatcctCAGTTGTTCAAATTATGGTAATCACATTcagttagtgctgtcaaacaattaatcgcgattaatcgcatccaaaataaaagtttttgtttatgtaatacatgtgtgtgtgtataattattatgtatatttatgtaaaatacacacacatacagtatatattttggaaatatttacatgtatatatttatataattaatattatatataaatatattttatatgcaaatataaaaaatttcttaaatgtatacatgcatgtttgtgtatttatatttacataataaatatatacaatacacacacatatattacataaacacttttattttggatgcgattaatcgtttgacagcactaaatttggttttaatgttaattaaaatatgaaatggtaATACTAACTGTGGGGAATATCATGATTTATCATCAAACCGCTAACGTTACATCCCTAGCTACGTGAGATTATAATAAAGAGATGATTAAACCCACCAACTGTCTTCATCCTCGGCCTGAGCGCACGTCTCTAAGTCAAGCTCATCCACCTCGTCCAGGGCGGACTGGTCCATAACCGCACCACTCGCTCCCAGCGTGTCCGCTTCATAGAGATCCGGAGACAGACTCGGGTCGAAGCGTCCCAGTGTTTGTTTGGAGCCTAAGAAcccatcctcctcctcctcttcctccagcCTGGAGGCCTCGGGCAGCGGAGACATGTCctcactgctgctgctgcccgCCAGGTTCCCAGCATCCTCTGCTCCGGGAGAAGTGTCCATGGCCCCGTGCAGGTTATTCCTGTTAGCTCCGGTGGAGAGGTTGCTGTTGCTGTTGCTGGCGGCCCCCAGCACCAGTTTGCTGCCCCTGTTGCGCAGGGCTTGATTCTGGACCTCCAGACGGCGCACCAGCTCCTGCAGCTTACGCacctcctccagctccaccgTGGTCAGATTGGGACCGAACTCCGGCTCTGAGCTGGACATCAGCTCGTCTGCATCACTGCTGTCCGCTGGCTGGATGACACTTCCACCATCAGGGACGACCATTCTCCTGCAATAACACAGAGGTTCATGTGTGTGTCGGACAAAAGAagcaagcaaaaataaatagaaaaaaaacatctcttCTCAAAGCTTCTTACTAGGActtaacagtttattttatttattttttatgtactccaatacatttacatacatatGCCTGAGAATAATCATTTTGTATTAGTTAGTAATCTTCAACAGGCGTatcccttaaaaaaaataaccatggttttactacaaattaaaccaaaaaaaaaagttaaaaacatggttactgtagttaaaccatggtatttgtagtaaaactgtggtcataaaaatgttaatcaatatgccaaagaacaccatggttactacacctttactacaataaaaccatggttaattttcgtaagagatagataataaattaaaagtaattattaaatacaaaaacttTGTAAATATTACCGACTGAGTTTAAACAGTAGTagtttaaacttttttaataattactaCTGTTGTTACATATAAAATTACGCAAAATTGTTATATAGcaaatattactaatattttattaattcatccTTTTATACGTTATTGTAGAGATCCTCAAGAAAGGTTAAATGTAGATCTGTTATACTTAAACTTGAATGTTAATAGTGATATATAGAGCAAAACCTGACATACTGGGTTATATTAGGTTAATTTGATGCGCTAGCAAAATGTTCATCATAACAGCAAAGGCACAAGttagcaaaacaaataaacaaagcagcaaacaAATGAGGTTTGTTTGAACACGCAAGGATACacttatagaaaaaaaaaacttttcatcaAGTTAATTAGTCTGTAGACATTAAACAATACTAACATCTTAAACCAATAACGTGTTAAATACCACAGAAATGTTGGGTGTAGTTATTTGCATCCACATTAAGCTAATATGTTTCTGTATCTCTAGTAGCGTGTAAGCTGAGCGGTTTTCAATTAACTTAGTACTCGCACAATAATCAACATACCTCTCCTTCCGTCCCGGTTTCTGCAAATAACcgatttaatgtttaaatataaataaaaataaataaatgtaaataagtaacCCGCGGGTTTCTCGCCGCTATGCTTCATTCACGGTATTTTGTCTGTGTGGAGCTAGTTAGCTCGTTTGCTATCGACCTGAGTTGATGGACACCAGTTGAGCCAATCGGACGCGAAGTCCCGCCCACTGCAGTAACGCCACGGAACATATATGGAGATGTAGCTCCGCCTGCTGGATGACGTCGCTCGGAAGGCTGCAGTAGCGCGCTCTGTCCAGTAGATGGAGGCACGACACAAACTTCCTCAGTTCATGTGCTGTAGACCGGAGTACTAGTAAACAATACTAGTGCTCAGTTACTGAATATTGCACAGTATACGATGCATACTGGCTACTGCTTACTTCGATAATAGAAAGTGAAACAGCACAACTATTATGCAACAATAAACTCAGCAATAGTGTGCTACATTTTTCTCACATGATCTTACCCGGTTATATCattttgggagaaaaaaaaaaaaaaaattaacaagaaATGCACTGCATTGTGGGAAACTAGCTCATGCAGTGTCCTCTCTCAGAAAAAAAGCTATGAGGTCACCAGGGCggcaccttttcaaaaggtacacctttGTACATAAAAGTGTACTTTGTAAAGGTACCGCCCCAAGAGTGTAGTTATACAGGGTGCTTTCTCACACATGTAGTAGGTTTATGCATACAGAATATTTGCATACACAGGTCAAAAATGAAAGGAAGTGTCATTTTGTGAACTGTATCACCTGTATTGCCAAGTGTCCTTTTTTTCTGAACCGATGCCAGTGAAATAGCTAAATGCAGGCATTATTTCTCACAGAGTAAAACACTTGAAGGACCTGAAGGCTGAATTACAATGAATGAGAgtaggcatttatttattaaccctGACATGTGAAATAATAGttagaatattattattattattattttatgatggTTTAGTGAACCTTTAGACAAGAAAGCTTGCATACGTGTTTTTATTgggtatcatatttgatacatcggGCTCATATAGTATGTTATATAAGAGAATAGCTCTCAAGGAGAAGACCAAAAACAccagattcattcagaaacccaaaatgagcaaatatatgcagatgctgatatttatatggacaaaaagtgagatgaaattctgatgcttgtaatgtaaatccatcagatctttataacagtggCTGCTGgcataaaatgatctaaatatccgtgatcactctatatctccaataatatgtcttagtcAGATGAGATTGAAATGATTCAAACATATAGAcgaagaaataaacgctcctcagaagatgtgagatgaagatcattcctccgccgAGGAACAGTGAGAGTAAAGCTTCTGGAAACAAATGCTTTGAtttgatcagatttgagacgcactgattttcTTCTCATTCATTCGTTCATATAAACGCAttcattcattgaaaaaaaaaaaaagattgatggagaatcatccaaagctgagctgcttcagtccagtaagtgttcatctggaaatattACTACAGTTATTCTGACATTTACTTGataaaaatcagtcaagatGTGACCGCAGAAAGACACTGAAGCAGCAGCTGAAGCTGGACGCTTGTACAACTTGTTTTGGATATGGATATTGATATTGCTATTCACTTGTTTCAATGATATTTTAATTTGCTTGCTTTTGAGTTGATGCCATATATGCTTGAATATGAAACTACctaaaatgctttaaatgatATTGATGTAGAGCTTAGATAAATGTGCATGACTTCCCGTGTTTATACTGTAGAACAGGTGTGAAACCGTAATGTTTGCAACTAACCACAGAGGTTACTAAGAGGGCACACAGGGGTGAAGAGAAGGTTTACAACCACACACGGAGGTAAAACAGACAATAGCCTACTACAGCAATGAAGGAGAAGAGTGATTAAAGATGACAGAGTGGGAAAGACGGAAGGACATCCGGCAGCCGGACATGAGTCACAGAGACTGAGATTGAATTGGAGTTTCCCTAAAAGTAGTATAAAAAGTCTGAGGAATAAGCCACTCTTCAGATACTGCCTGCATTAAGCATCTCCAATATTGCTGTTGAGCGTTTGATTGTAGAgctgattttgttttatttttgcattaactGCTTTGTATTGTAACTAATAAAATAAGAGATTGTATTGTTACTATTGCCTCCCGTGAGactttacttttaaaaactgaGCCTCAAACAAGAACAACCACGAGAGAGTCTTCTACATCATTCCTGAAGAACTTCAAGCTGCGGGCGGTGAGTGCTTCGTGGTTTAGGCTGGATTCGACTGTCCTTAATCTACCTGAATAATCACAGGGTTAAAGGTGTAAGATAAGAGCTGAAAGAGCTTTGACTGGATAAAAAACTATCGATCAGATGACAGAAGACATGGAGgagattgtgtgtgtttttcagaaAGGCCTtagacatttgtgaccctgcagcacaaaaccagtctcacgtcgctggggtatatttgtagccaacaatacactgtatgtgtcagtcctctgtcaagtgtgtcatgtgttcccgcctcttgtttccttatttggtcatgttcctgtccttgttctgtgtgattatcagtttattcagttcaggtgtgtctaattatctgtgattgtcatgtgtatttagttcctgcttgttta harbors:
- the zgc:66447 gene encoding SLAIN motif-containing protein-like isoform X2, translating into MVVPDGGSVIQPADSSDADELMSSSEPEFGPNLTTVELEEVRKLQELVRRLEVQNQALRNRGSKLVLGAASNSNSNLSTGANRNNLHGAMDTSPGAEDAGNLAGSSSSEDMSPLPEASRLEEEEEEDGFLGSKQTLGRFDPSLSPDLYEADTLGASGAVMDQSALDEVDELDLETCAQAEDEDSWLYVSPKKQVAAELGPESPLKWCRKVLDHPSPETEVACRTLINRLDQTSRWKNVYSSPSQSSEAGVSASSSAGYLKSTNKTLLTSGSSGCMGVPSALSSQSSIDSELSTSDDSISMGYKLQDLTDVQIMARLQEESLRQDYASTSASRRSSSASLQSLRRGTYSDQELDSYSQEDEEDECCSLPQRLQRYSPSPHGSPRCLSPSTLAEYNRPRMSRRSLQGPGPRSEEELRHSMPNLTPRSSLQSLEAVRNSRSMEANLQSSGNRTSRLPQSPTGVSSARMRADGQSPLYLRTPMKALSPVSSMSALRQQAKGPASAQGGMRRVQSPGPNNGASYSGSRSSAVTRQTPGRGLTPASPSSRGRLPQTPRRSLGMTKPCAPIADESWKDGCY
- the zgc:66447 gene encoding SLAIN motif-containing protein-like isoform X1 produces the protein MVVPDGGSVIQPADSSDADELMSSSEPEFGPNLTTVELEEVRKLQELVRRLEVQNQALRNRGSKLVLGAASNSNSNLSTGANRNNLHGAMDTSPGAEDAGNLAGSSSSEDMSPLPEASRLEEEEEEDGFLGSKQTLGRFDPSLSPDLYEADTLGASGAVMDQSALDEVDELDLETCAQAEDEDSWLYVSPKKQVAAELGPESPLKWCRKVLDHPSPETEVACRTLINRLDQTSRWKNVYSSPSQSSEAGVSASSSAGYLKSTNKTLLTSGSSGCMGVPSALSSQSSIDSELSTSDDSISMGYKLQDLTDVQIMARLQEESLRQDYASTSASRRSSSASLQSLRRGTYSDQELDSYSQEDEEDECCSLPQRLQRYSPSPHGSPRCLSPSTLAEYNRPRMSRRSLQGPGPRSEEELRHSMPNLTPRSSLQSLEAVRNSRSMEANLQSSGNRTSRLPQSPTGVSSARMRADGQSPLYLRTPMKALSPVSSMSALRQQAKGPASAQGGMRRVQSPGPNNGASYSGSRSSAVTRQTPGRGLTPASPSSRGRLPQTPRSRSLGMTKPCAPIADESWKDGCY